One Plasmodium vivax chromosome 13, whole genome shotgun sequence genomic region harbors:
- a CDS encoding hypothetical protein, conserved (encoded by transcript PVX_084940A), translating into MDFPKLLNKPSLDLIKNDFPHANKFELEHTSVSKQPFLKSGFTFANNTYTIYTNLKKSIYDTKNEIKFDASGISLLDVKYQPAYVKNLHLCGKYTKSNGKEDDTFEVYSEYASPHMNVFSSVNVKNLFFKYVHVGSHPKFPEFKFGGQLQGNLDVKNLQYSLGGSYTKSNFDSQYIFSFRSIPTNKHAYGSLAVNLFFQNKSLNDNAVSIELIQNIIEKKSTINVASIWYLNDKSTAVKTKISNDTRVAVSLTHKYNEFVSVSLGSQVDVSKMSLPDSTKFGVKLLLKS; encoded by the exons ATGGATTTCCCCAAGCTGCTGAATAAGCCCTCACTAG actTGATCAAAAATGACTTTCCCCACGCGAACAAATTTGAGTTGGAGCACACGAGCGTTTCGAAGCAGCCG TTCCTGAAGAGCGGATTCACCTTCGCCAACAACACCTACACGATCTAcaccaatttgaagaaaagcATTTACGAcacgaaaaatgaaattaaattcGACGCCTCGGGGATAAGTCTGCTGGACGTCAAGTACCAG CCCGCGTACGTGAAAAACCTGCACCTCTGTGGGAAGTACACGAAGAGCAATGGAAAGGAAGACGACACCTTCGAGGTGTATAGCGAATACGCGTCGCCGCACATGAATGTCTTTTCCTCCGTCAACGTTAAGAatctcttttttaaatacgtCCACGTGGGTTCGCACCCCAAGTTCCCCGAATTTAAGTTTGGAG GCCAGCTGCAGGGCAACCTAGACGTGAAGAACCTGCAGTACTCACTTGGAGGCTCCTACACCAAGAGTAACTTTGACAGCCaatatattttctcctttcgaTC caTCCCCACCAACAAGCACGCCTACGGAAGTCTGGCGGTCAATCTGTTCTTTCAAAACAAAAGCCTAAACGATAACGCAGTGAGCATCGAGCTCATTCAGAATatcatagaaaaaaaatctacaaTAAACGTGGCGTCCATTTGGTACCTCAACGATAAGAGCACCGCCGTGAAAACCAAAATTAGCAACGACACGAGGGTCGCCGTGTCCCTCACGCACAAGTACAACGAGTTTGTGTCCGTCTCGCTGGGCTCCCAG GTCGACGTCAGCAAAATGTCCCTCCCGGACAGCACCAAGTTTGGAGTCAAGCTGCTCTTAAAGTCCTGA